The following coding sequences are from one Sciurus carolinensis chromosome 11, mSciCar1.2, whole genome shotgun sequence window:
- the LOC124960220 gene encoding olfactory receptor 52H1-like: MTIMVASNGSSFNPGVFILLGIPGLEQLHDYVGIPFFMIYLVALAGNGVLLYLIFMERSLHEPMFFLLSLLAATDLILSSTCVPKTLSIFWLGPQEITFPGCLTQMFFLHFSFAMDSAILLAMAFDRYVAICFPLRYSTILTPQVISKIVMGIISRSFCIIFPCVFLLKRLPFCRTLSIPHTYCEHIGVARLACADISINIWYGFAVPVMTVISDLMLIGISYTLILHAVFNLPSWNARQKALSTCGSHVGVILTFYMPAIFSVLAHRFGHNIPHSFHILFANLYVTFPPAINPIIYGVKTKQIWDKINLLLFHKGNQ; the protein is encoded by the coding sequence ATGACCATCATGGTGGCATCCAACGGGAGCAGTTTCAATCCGGGCGTGTTCATCCTGCTGGGAATCCCAGGGCTGGAGCAGCTCCATGACTACGTTGGGATTCCCTTCTTTATGATCTACCTTGTGGCCCTCGCAGGAAACGGTGTCCTCCTCTACCTGATTTTCATGGAGCGCAGCCTCCATGAGCCCatgttctttctcctctccttgctGGCTGCTACGGATCTCATCCTGTCTAGTACGTGTGTACCTAAAACACTGAGCATCTTCTGGCTGGGTCCTCAGGAGATCACATTTCCTGGATGTCTTACTCAGATGTTTTTCCTCCACTTCAGCTTTGCCATGGATTCTGCTATCCTGCTGGCCATGGCATTTGATCGCTATGTTGCTATTTGCTTCCCCCTAAGATACTCCACTATTCTCACCCCTCAGGTTATTAGTAAGATTGTGATGGGTATCATCAGCAGGAGCTTTTGTATCATCTTCCCCTGTGTGTTCCTATTAAAGCGACTGCCTTTCTGCCGAACACTCAGCATTCCCCACACATACTGTGAGCACATAGGTGTAGCCCGGCTGGCCTGTGCTGATATCTCCATCAACATATGGTATGGCTTTGCTGTGCCTGTGATGACTGTCATATCAGATCTGATGCTGATTGGCATCTCCTACACTCTCATTCTTCACGCTGTCTTTAACCTTCCATCCTGGAATGCCCGCCAAAAAGCCCTTAGTACCTGTGGTTCCCACGTTGGTGTCATTCTTACATTCTACATGCCAGCTATATTCTCTGTCCTTGCCCACCGTTTTGGTCACAATATCCCTCACTCCTTCCACATACTGTTTGCCAACCTCTATGTGACTTTCCCTCCTGCAATCAATCCAATCATCTATGGGGTGAAGACCA